A section of the Ignavibacteriales bacterium genome encodes:
- a CDS encoding TonB-dependent receptor translates to MKKIIYILLLILLPAPVVISQDSVKYTTDEIKVTSNIIETSVFHSPAKIEVLRRDFILSKNGDRLSDILQSAGGVFIKSYGNGSSLQTISMNGMETEQTLLLLNGSKLNSYQNAQIDLSLISKDNIERIEVVSSGYSSLYGSDAIGGVVNIITTENKKDFGFKLNTQAGSYGYRKVYLDVNNRIKNFSINAGYSNEASDDDFDYYYNTGQENILKTRVNNTYTFQNVFSDMGLKLSNEQSLSYYTNFVSDRRDIPGLESGTAPANTKEKERNWNNIIVYKNSINRNFTLRSEGNFQNNLSNYYDEQYIDSYYKNIVLSNRSQLDYSSGIFKIAGGYDLTYATINSNELESDVNRYQTGLFTAVEVSLFDDLKIFPSFRVDNVSDINQTNAAGKLGINYKPFAAVDLYMRANIGNNYAAPTFNQLYWKQGGNPDLRTQRSFNIDGGLIYRFNFITDNVVDVNYTGIDFTDKIIWQPGANGIWSPNNVGKTRSDVFAFGFTASSELARNINIDLGINYTYANSVNKTNEYYDKQIIYIPKEMSKANLGLAYKSIGLNLYYNFIGKRYLDFENTRFLPAVDLLDGNVYYNYSLWKIKAQAKVEINNIFDTDYQIMPGYPMPLRNFKIGLSISY, encoded by the coding sequence TTGAAGAAAATTATATACATATTATTATTGATCTTACTGCCTGCACCGGTGGTCATATCACAAGATTCTGTGAAATACACGACCGATGAAATTAAGGTTACCAGCAATATAATAGAGACGAGCGTTTTCCACTCCCCTGCAAAGATAGAGGTTTTGAGGAGAGATTTTATTTTGTCAAAGAATGGGGACAGACTTTCCGACATTCTCCAATCGGCAGGGGGTGTATTTATTAAATCTTACGGCAATGGATCATCGCTTCAGACTATCTCAATGAACGGGATGGAAACGGAACAGACCTTGCTTTTGCTAAATGGCAGTAAGCTCAACTCATATCAGAATGCTCAGATAGATCTCTCGCTTATTTCAAAAGATAATATTGAGCGAATCGAAGTTGTGAGCAGCGGGTACAGCTCTCTCTATGGGTCGGACGCGATTGGTGGCGTAGTTAATATCATTACTACAGAAAACAAAAAAGACTTCGGATTTAAACTCAATACACAGGCTGGTTCATATGGATATAGAAAAGTATATCTTGATGTGAATAACAGGATAAAGAATTTTTCTATTAATGCTGGCTATTCTAACGAAGCGTCCGATGATGATTTTGATTACTATTATAATACCGGACAGGAGAACATTCTAAAAACCCGTGTCAATAATACTTATACCTTCCAGAATGTATTCTCTGATATGGGTCTGAAATTAAGTAATGAGCAAAGCCTTTCTTATTATACTAATTTTGTTTCGGATAGGCGGGATATTCCCGGACTTGAATCTGGTACCGCCCCGGCAAACACAAAAGAAAAAGAAAGGAATTGGAATAATATTATTGTTTATAAAAACTCCATAAATAGAAACTTTACTCTACGCAGTGAAGGGAATTTCCAGAATAACCTCTCCAATTACTATGATGAGCAATACATAGATAGCTATTATAAAAATATTGTCCTATCCAATAGGTCCCAGTTAGATTACAGTTCCGGGATTTTTAAAATTGCCGGCGGATACGATCTCACCTATGCAACCATAAATAGTAATGAACTTGAATCAGACGTTAACAGGTATCAAACGGGGTTATTCACTGCTGTCGAAGTAAGTCTCTTTGATGATTTGAAAATATTTCCTTCATTTAGGGTGGATAATGTTTCCGATATAAACCAAACGAATGCCGCCGGGAAGCTGGGTATCAATTACAAACCCTTTGCCGCTGTAGATCTATACATGAGAGCGAATATTGGGAATAATTACGCCGCACCCACGTTTAATCAGCTCTATTGGAAGCAGGGAGGTAATCCCGATCTTCGCACACAAAGGTCATTTAATATAGATGGTGGACTTATATATAGATTCAACTTTATAACGGATAATGTTGTGGATGTTAATTATACCGGAATAGATTTTACCGATAAGATAATTTGGCAGCCGGGTGCTAATGGCATCTGGTCACCTAATAATGTTGGCAAGACGCGTTCCGATGTATTTGCATTTGGCTTCACCGCATCAAGTGAACTAGCTCGTAATATCAATATTGATCTCGGAATAAATTACACTTACGCAAATTCCGTTAATAAGACCAACGAGTATTATGATAAGCAGATCATTTACATCCCAAAAGAAATGTCAAAGGCTAACCTAGGTTTAGCATATAAGTCTATCGGTTTAAATCTCTATTATAATTTTATCGGCAAACGGTATTTGGATTTTGAAAATACAAGATTCCTTCCTGCGGTTGATCTGCTTGATGGGAATGTTTACTACAATTATTCATTATGGAAAATAAAAGCACAGGCAAAGGTGGAAATAAATAATATTTTTGATACTGATTACCAGATCATGCCGGGCTATCCTATGCCGTTGCGTAATTTTAAAATTGGATTATCAATTAGTTATTAA
- a CDS encoding aminotransferase class I/II-fold pyridoxal phosphate-dependent enzyme — translation MDLFEKAYNFKRADEVKAAGFYPYFRAIEANEGPVVKIEGREVIMAGSNNYLGLTTHPKVKQAAIDAVNQYGTGCSGSRYLTGTLDLHIKLEEKLADYIGKESVLLFSTGYQTAQGIIPTLVQKDEYMISDKDNHACILAANMMARGAFAKFMRYKHNDMADLERVLSALPDDAPKLIASDGVFSTTGEIVDLPKLVELAKKHNARILIDDAHATGVIGKGGRGTASEFDLVDEVDMTMGTFSKTFASLGGFVAAEAPVINYIKHHSPALIFSASPTPSSVAAADAALDILRAEPERIDNLIRNANKMRQGYKDMGFKIIEAKTAVVPVILGDDMLVFQFWRKLFDAGVFVNAFISPGVPQHLAMLRTSYMATHEDEHLDRILEIFGDIGKELGVIS, via the coding sequence ATGGATCTATTTGAGAAAGCGTATAATTTTAAGCGAGCCGATGAGGTAAAAGCTGCGGGATTTTATCCGTATTTCAGAGCCATCGAGGCTAATGAAGGACCCGTAGTTAAGATAGAAGGAAGAGAAGTTATAATGGCAGGATCCAATAATTATCTCGGACTGACCACACATCCAAAAGTTAAGCAAGCCGCGATCGATGCCGTAAATCAATACGGAACCGGCTGTTCGGGATCGAGATATCTTACCGGAACACTCGATTTACATATAAAACTTGAAGAGAAGCTCGCTGATTACATCGGTAAAGAGAGCGTGCTTCTTTTTTCTACCGGTTATCAAACAGCGCAGGGTATTATTCCGACCTTAGTACAGAAAGATGAGTATATGATCTCTGATAAAGATAACCATGCATGTATTCTTGCTGCAAATATGATGGCTCGCGGTGCCTTTGCGAAGTTCATGCGTTACAAACATAACGACATGGCGGACCTCGAAAGAGTTTTATCGGCTCTTCCTGATGATGCGCCAAAGCTCATTGCTTCAGATGGTGTATTTTCCACGACAGGAGAGATAGTTGACCTTCCTAAATTAGTTGAATTAGCAAAAAAGCATAACGCAAGGATTTTAATAGATGATGCCCACGCTACAGGTGTTATAGGTAAAGGCGGTAGAGGCACGGCTTCGGAATTTGACCTTGTTGATGAAGTCGATATGACGATGGGTACTTTCTCGAAGACTTTTGCATCACTCGGAGGTTTTGTTGCTGCTGAAGCGCCGGTCATTAATTACATAAAACACCATTCGCCTGCGTTGATATTCTCTGCATCTCCTACTCCTTCTTCTGTTGCGGCAGCCGATGCAGCGCTCGACATTTTAAGAGCTGAACCGGAGAGGATCGATAATTTGATCAGGAACGCAAACAAAATGCGTCAGGGATATAAAGACATGGGCTTTAAGATCATCGAAGCAAAAACAGCTGTTGTTCCTGTTATTCTGGGAGATGATATGCTGGTATTCCAGTTCTGGAGAAAGCTATTCGATGCAGGTGTATTCGTAAATGCGTTTATTTCCCCCGGTGTACCACAACACCTTGCTATGCTCAGAACATCTTATATGGCGACACACGAGGATGAACATTTGGACAGGATATTGGAGATATTTGGTGACATTGGTAAGGAGCTAGGTGTTATTTCATAA
- a CDS encoding NAD-dependent epimerase/dehydratase family protein has translation MKAFVTGATGFVGSHLVDKLIEMGIEPYCLKRKTSNIRWLKDKPVKFVDGDLFSNEALEDVIKDMDYVFHCAGVVKAKNKEGYIKGNHLATKNLVEITKKVNPNIKKFVHISSLAVCGPTPKGVAIDETYEPKPMTSYAETKLEAEKEVMKHKDEMNVTIIRPPAVYGPRDTEILIYFQTFKKGLNSLIGFGDKYLTLSYVKELVDGIVLAAEKDASNGQIYFIGSDKAYNWDEVGVITSNILNKKSLKIRIPHFFVFGVGYMAEFFGKIANKAVTLNVEKVKDITAEGWVCSSEKAKRELGYNPIVTLEEGFRETAEWYTKEGWL, from the coding sequence ATGAAGGCATTTGTGACAGGGGCTACCGGGTTTGTTGGAAGCCACCTGGTGGATAAGCTTATAGAAATGGGTATCGAGCCGTATTGTCTAAAGCGTAAAACATCAAATATTAGATGGTTAAAGGATAAGCCGGTTAAGTTCGTCGATGGTGACCTATTCTCCAATGAGGCATTGGAGGATGTAATCAAAGACATGGATTATGTGTTCCATTGTGCCGGAGTTGTAAAAGCAAAGAACAAGGAAGGCTATATAAAAGGCAATCATTTAGCTACGAAAAACCTAGTTGAAATTACAAAAAAGGTAAATCCAAACATCAAAAAATTTGTACACATTTCCTCGCTTGCTGTATGCGGACCTACACCAAAAGGAGTTGCAATCGACGAGACTTATGAGCCTAAACCTATGACATCATACGCGGAGACAAAACTCGAAGCCGAAAAAGAAGTAATGAAACACAAAGATGAAATGAATGTTACGATAATCCGACCGCCGGCAGTTTACGGTCCGCGGGATACCGAGATATTAATTTACTTTCAGACTTTTAAAAAAGGTTTAAACAGTCTCATAGGTTTCGGTGATAAGTATTTAACTTTATCATATGTGAAAGAGCTCGTGGACGGTATCGTCCTTGCAGCAGAGAAAGATGCATCAAACGGACAAATATATTTCATCGGATCGGATAAAGCATATAACTGGGACGAAGTCGGTGTCATTACATCAAACATTTTAAATAAGAAGTCTTTGAAAATACGTATACCTCACTTCTTTGTATTCGGAGTGGGATACATGGCGGAGTTTTTTGGGAAGATCGCTAACAAGGCCGTCACGCTTAACGTGGAAAAAGTGAAAGATATTACCGCGGAGGGCTGGGTATGTTCGAGTGAAAAAGCAAAGAGAGAACTCGGATATAATCCGATCGTAACTCTTGAAGAAGGTTTCAGGGAAACTGCCGAGTGGTATACAAAAGAAGGGTGGCTGTAA
- a CDS encoding arginine--tRNA ligase: MKEYIEEILTTAIKKLGVDNKEIDITTPKDEKFGDFTTNLPLTLAKELKSSPRKIAEDIIENLGYDNRIEKVEIAGAGFINFYLSNNIYREVLPRILNEADNYGRSEKYNGKRADLEWVSANPTGPLHAGHGRQVSLGNAIATLLEWVGYDVTREYYYNDAGAQMDNLGKSVHARYIQIFDKDFPFPEDGYHGSYIKDIAQRIYDEKGDSLKDSTDMEYFKKAGEEYNFDSIKNTLGKLGIKHDIFYNETSLYKDKKIDDILKDFKEKGQSYESEGAVWLKMDEAEGFEKDKVIVKSSGEPTYRLPDMAYHIDKIKRGYDLIIDIFGADHGDTYKEVLYGVRKAGYDTSNIKVIIHQMVTFKKGAESVKMSKRSGESYELNDLLEDVGVDATQFFFVMRGANTHLDFDIELAKEQSDKNPVYYLQYAHARACGILRNADDNLPVYNEIKPKDIELNLITTEDEIRLLKTLSQFPEVVSNSAETFEPHKIISYLNEVAGNFHSFYHNDRVLNLEEKELSLVRLQLILAVKQVLKNGFKIIGISAPERM; the protein is encoded by the coding sequence TTGAAAGAGTATATTGAAGAAATATTGACCACCGCCATTAAAAAGCTGGGAGTCGACAATAAGGAAATCGATATTACAACGCCTAAAGATGAAAAGTTCGGCGACTTCACTACAAATCTCCCTCTTACTCTTGCTAAAGAACTTAAAAGTTCACCCAGAAAAATCGCGGAAGATATAATTGAGAACCTTGGATATGATAACCGCATCGAAAAAGTCGAGATAGCAGGAGCAGGATTTATAAATTTTTATCTCAGCAATAACATTTATAGGGAGGTCCTCCCGAGAATATTAAACGAGGCAGATAATTACGGACGATCAGAAAAATACAATGGAAAGCGAGCCGACCTCGAATGGGTAAGCGCAAATCCCACGGGACCGCTTCATGCCGGTCACGGCAGACAGGTTTCCCTCGGAAACGCGATCGCAACATTACTGGAATGGGTTGGTTATGATGTAACCCGCGAATATTATTATAATGATGCCGGCGCACAGATGGATAACCTTGGTAAGTCCGTTCACGCCAGGTACATACAGATATTCGACAAAGACTTCCCTTTCCCGGAGGATGGATACCATGGCAGTTATATAAAAGACATTGCACAAAGAATATATGATGAAAAGGGCGATTCATTAAAAGATTCCACAGACATGGAATACTTTAAGAAAGCTGGCGAAGAATATAATTTCGATTCGATAAAAAATACACTCGGCAAACTCGGTATAAAGCACGATATATTTTACAATGAGACATCGCTATATAAAGACAAAAAGATCGATGATATACTGAAGGATTTCAAAGAGAAGGGACAGTCCTATGAAAGTGAAGGCGCTGTCTGGCTAAAAATGGACGAGGCGGAGGGATTCGAGAAGGATAAAGTAATAGTAAAATCCTCCGGAGAGCCAACGTACAGGCTTCCCGACATGGCATATCATATCGACAAGATAAAGCGCGGGTATGACCTGATAATCGACATATTCGGGGCTGATCACGGCGATACATACAAAGAGGTCTTATACGGTGTCAGGAAAGCAGGTTATGATACGTCAAATATCAAGGTGATCATTCATCAGATGGTAACCTTTAAAAAAGGCGCGGAATCGGTCAAAATGAGCAAAAGGAGCGGTGAATCATATGAGCTGAATGATCTTCTAGAGGACGTAGGTGTGGATGCGACACAATTCTTCTTTGTAATGCGCGGAGCGAATACGCACCTGGATTTCGATATAGAGCTGGCAAAGGAGCAATCCGATAAAAACCCAGTGTATTATTTACAATATGCTCATGCGCGTGCATGCGGTATTTTGCGAAATGCAGATGATAACTTACCTGTATATAATGAGATTAAACCTAAGGATATAGAACTTAATTTAATTACCACAGAGGATGAGATAAGGTTACTTAAGACTTTATCACAGTTTCCGGAAGTAGTTTCGAATTCAGCTGAGACTTTTGAACCGCACAAGATAATTTCTTATCTAAATGAAGTCGCGGGTAACTTTCATTCGTTCTACCACAACGATAGGGTTTTAAATTTAGAGGAAAAAGAGTTATCTTTGGTGCGCCTGCAACTGATACTTGCAGTAAAGCAGGTCCTAAAAAATGGTTTCAAAATAATCGGCATATCAGCGCCGGAAAGGATGTAA
- a CDS encoding TonB family protein, whose product MKKLFFVCIVLLATAPFAHANVTGDKLPKVTNLNSIITKISYPDDAKNQSIEGRVTAKLLVNENGVVEEVSRNDFKGPSVFFDEVEKVVWSLEFEPATENDVPVKSWVEVPFNFKLPKKEPMKSK is encoded by the coding sequence ATGAAGAAATTATTTTTTGTATGTATCGTATTGTTAGCAACAGCTCCATTTGCACACGCAAACGTTACCGGTGACAAACTTCCGAAGGTCACAAATCTAAACAGCATTATAACTAAAATATCATATCCTGACGATGCTAAGAACCAGTCGATCGAAGGCAGAGTAACTGCTAAACTTCTGGTAAATGAAAATGGTGTAGTAGAAGAAGTATCCAGAAACGATTTCAAAGGTCCGTCGGTATTTTTTGACGAAGTAGAGAAAGTAGTATGGAGTCTTGAATTTGAACCCGCAACCGAAAACGACGTTCCGGTCAAAAGCTGGGTGGAAGTTCCGTTCAATTTCAAGCTTCCCAAGAAAGAGCCAATGAAAAGTAAATAA
- a CDS encoding energy transducer TonB — MIKYTSIIILLLAAGYLHAQDDQHKKEEAPTPLNLGTVRSMIHYPDSARIKQIEGRVVVKVLVDAYGNVEYVSNELTGPEVFHDEIIRVSRYLKFAPAKLDGVPVKCWISVPFNFMLRNPSDESEDQEE, encoded by the coding sequence ATGATAAAGTATACCTCCATAATAATATTATTATTGGCAGCTGGGTATCTGCATGCGCAGGATGATCAACATAAAAAAGAGGAAGCACCAACACCCTTAAATCTGGGAACAGTTAGAAGTATGATCCATTACCCTGATTCTGCCAGAATAAAACAGATCGAAGGAAGGGTTGTTGTGAAAGTACTTGTTGATGCTTATGGAAATGTAGAGTATGTATCTAATGAACTTACAGGTCCGGAGGTCTTTCATGATGAAATCATCAGAGTATCTCGTTACTTAAAATTTGCACCTGCTAAACTAGACGGAGTCCCGGTCAAATGCTGGATATCGGTCCCCTTTAATTTTATGTTGCGTAATCCGTCGGATGAATCAGAGGATCAAGAAGAATAA